In the Arcobacter arenosus genome, one interval contains:
- a CDS encoding aldose 1-epimerase family protein, translated as MEYQISNNFITACVKDHGAELFSLKRNGVDLEYMWQADESYWGRHSPVLFPIVGKLLDDEYVYKDKTYKMTQHGFARDCKFELFEGKKNYLCFKLQSNTETLEKYPFEFELFISYTLIENKLKITYKVVNLSENTMPFSIGAHPAFNWPLDDERRSECYFRFDETNELERLPLTKNGISSRKEYIELFDERLYLNKKIFKHDALVIENLQNKSVIYKNCINDKFVQLDFEGFEYLGLWSKPCGAPFVCIEPWNGIADFTDHNKNIEEKKGIKFLEKNEFFESFYTIEI; from the coding sequence ATGGAATATCAAATCTCCAACAATTTTATCACTGCATGTGTAAAAGACCATGGTGCTGAGCTTTTCAGCTTAAAAAGAAATGGTGTAGACCTTGAATATATGTGGCAAGCTGATGAAAGTTATTGGGGCAGACATTCCCCTGTATTATTTCCAATAGTTGGAAAACTTTTGGATGATGAGTATGTTTATAAAGATAAAACTTATAAAATGACCCAACATGGTTTTGCAAGAGATTGTAAGTTTGAACTCTTTGAAGGAAAGAAAAACTATCTATGTTTTAAACTTCAATCAAACACTGAAACCCTTGAAAAATATCCCTTCGAATTTGAACTTTTTATCTCCTATACACTTATTGAAAATAAACTAAAAATCACTTATAAAGTTGTAAACCTGTCTGAAAATACTATGCCTTTTTCAATTGGAGCACACCCCGCTTTTAATTGGCCTTTAGATGATGAAAGAAGAAGTGAGTGTTATTTTAGATTTGATGAAACCAATGAACTTGAAAGACTTCCTTTAACAAAAAATGGTATTTCATCAAGGAAAGAGTATATTGAACTTTTTGATGAAAGGTTATATTTAAACAAAAAAATTTTTAAACATGATGCTTTGGTTATAGAAAATTTACAAAATAAATCAGTTATCTATAAAAATTGCATAAATGACAAATTTGTTCAACTTGATTTTGAAGGTTTTGAGTACTTAGGTTTATGGTCAAAACCATGTGGTGCGCCATTTGTGTGTATTGAGCCTTGGAATGGAATTGCAGATTTTACAGACCATAACAAAAATATAGAAGAAAAAAAAGGTATTAAGTTTTTAGAAAAAAATGAATTCTTTGAAAGCTTTTACACAATTGAGATTTAA
- the aroB gene encoding 3-dehydroquinate synthase: protein MIVNITLPDNTSYDITIDTLKNMTFDRKVVVVTNPTISALHLDYLTSKIDAKELSVVTIPDGEEYKRMNTIETILEHCFEHKLNRSSLLIAFGGGVIGDMTGFAASIYQRGIDFIQIPTTLLSQVDASVGGKTGINNKYGKNLIGAFYQPIAVNIDPHFLTTLPKREFGAGIAEIVKMAVTFNSDFFKWLEENDLNDEENIKVAIAKSVETKAWVVSQDEKERGLRAALNYGHTFGHVIENETNYDTYLHGEAVGIGMTMANALAVKIGYMTQEDSNRVTALLEKYDIPTTYNIKDVEDFYEHFFLDKKSLDNKIKFIVPKGIGDCEITANISKEDVIEVLKGFNS from the coding sequence ATGATTGTAAACATTACTTTACCTGACAATACTTCTTACGATATTACAATAGATACTTTAAAGAATATGACCTTTGATAGAAAAGTTGTAGTAGTAACAAACCCAACTATTAGTGCCTTGCATTTAGATTATTTAACTTCTAAAATTGATGCAAAAGAACTTTCTGTTGTTACAATTCCCGATGGGGAAGAGTACAAAAGAATGAATACAATAGAAACTATACTTGAACACTGCTTTGAGCACAAACTAAATAGAAGTTCTCTTCTAATTGCATTTGGTGGTGGAGTTATTGGTGATATGACAGGTTTTGCTGCTTCTATTTACCAAAGAGGAATTGATTTTATTCAAATTCCTACAACTTTACTTTCACAAGTTGATGCTAGTGTTGGTGGTAAAACTGGAATAAACAACAAATATGGAAAAAATTTAATTGGTGCATTTTATCAACCAATTGCAGTAAATATCGATCCACATTTTTTAACAACTTTACCAAAAAGAGAGTTTGGTGCAGGGATTGCAGAGATTGTTAAGATGGCAGTTACTTTCAATAGTGACTTTTTTAAATGGCTTGAAGAAAATGATTTAAATGATGAAGAAAATATCAAAGTTGCCATTGCAAAATCAGTTGAAACAAAAGCTTGGGTTGTTTCTCAAGATGAAAAAGAAAGAGGATTGCGAGCAGCTTTAAATTATGGACACACCTTTGGTCATGTAATTGAAAATGAAACAAATTATGACACTTATTTACATGGAGAAGCTGTTGGTATTGGGATGACGATGGCAAATGCACTAGCAGTTAAAATTGGATATATGACCCAAGAAGATTCAAATAGAGTTACTGCATTACTTGAAAAATATGATATTCCAACAACATACAACATCAAAGATGTAGAAGATTTCTATGAACACTTTTTCTTAGATAAAAAATCTTTAGACAATAAAATTAAATTTATTGTACCAAAAGGTATTGGTGATTGCGAGATTACCGCAAATATATCAAAAGAAGATGTGATAGAAGTTCTAAAAGGTTTTAACTCGTGA
- a CDS encoding mechanosensitive ion channel family protein, protein MKILKTLLITSLFAFSLYSQESENIIDKAGNLVNSVVNDAKEIVVNNLEDIKQIEEEKRLQEEAEKLKKEEEEKKLLREVKIKDMQKRIALIDEQLKDNILLKRYNNYDAYRKISEELIRLKKSLTTINEKSADQVYHLNNKIRIKENELELISEYKGSPIGSLIDPPEIDNYEVITNPFGILNALSYIKKLENNKKDFLSVETRVKELTNLLEEKLFVYLDLYNIDPKPEYKEELEFLEKEKKDFNMVLEIVSTTEEVYTRKIEQVILETKSQISEQIEKIFNLGLIIVILFFVAFLIKLALKKYFSQNENYYMTNKIINFTVVFFVLIVLLFSYIDNVSYIVTILGFASAGIAIALKDWFMSIFGWLVIVTSGSISVGDRIKVTRDGQQVVGDVLDISLFKMTIREDITYTSYRVNRRTGRIFFIPNNYIFSEMIANYTHSGLRTVWDGIDIAITFDSNHKKAQNIVKNILKHYSKGYTDITRKQLSKMRSKYQLRATGVEPRVYTFAEPYGIVISGWYLTNSYSALVLRSTMSPEIIEAFLKEDDITIAYPTQTVNTTGGNQNFRVPPADLPEVP, encoded by the coding sequence GTGAAAATATTAAAAACTCTTCTTATCACCTCTTTATTTGCTTTTAGTTTATATTCTCAAGAAAGTGAAAATATTATTGATAAAGCAGGAAATCTAGTTAATAGTGTAGTTAATGATGCAAAAGAGATTGTAGTAAACAATCTTGAAGATATTAAACAAATTGAAGAGGAAAAAAGACTACAAGAAGAAGCTGAAAAGCTAAAAAAAGAGGAAGAAGAAAAAAAGCTATTAAGAGAAGTTAAAATCAAAGATATGCAAAAAAGAATTGCTTTAATTGATGAGCAATTAAAAGATAATATCTTACTAAAAAGATATAACAATTACGATGCATATAGAAAAATTTCAGAAGAATTAATTCGCTTAAAAAAGAGTTTAACTACTATAAATGAAAAAAGTGCAGATCAGGTTTATCATTTAAATAATAAAATTAGAATCAAAGAAAACGAATTAGAACTTATTTCAGAATATAAAGGTTCGCCAATAGGTTCTTTAATTGACCCTCCTGAAATTGATAATTATGAAGTTATCACAAACCCATTTGGGATATTAAATGCACTATCTTATATTAAAAAACTAGAAAACAACAAAAAAGACTTTTTGTCTGTTGAAACTAGAGTTAAAGAGCTTACAAATCTTTTAGAAGAAAAGCTTTTTGTATATTTAGACCTTTATAATATCGATCCAAAGCCAGAGTATAAAGAAGAGTTAGAGTTTCTAGAAAAAGAGAAAAAAGACTTTAATATGGTTTTAGAGATTGTATCAACAACTGAAGAGGTTTATACAAGAAAGATAGAACAAGTTATTTTAGAAACAAAAAGTCAAATTTCAGAACAAATTGAAAAGATATTTAATCTTGGATTGATAATCGTGATTTTATTTTTTGTTGCTTTTTTAATTAAACTTGCACTTAAAAAATATTTTTCTCAAAACGAAAATTACTATATGACAAACAAAATCATAAACTTTACTGTTGTATTTTTTGTTTTGATTGTTTTACTTTTTTCTTATATCGATAATGTTTCATACATAGTAACAATCCTTGGATTTGCATCTGCGGGTATTGCTATTGCTTTAAAAGACTGGTTTATGTCTATTTTTGGATGGCTTGTTATTGTAACTTCTGGGTCAATTTCCGTGGGAGATAGAATCAAAGTTACTAGAGATGGACAACAAGTTGTAGGTGATGTACTTGATATTTCATTATTTAAAATGACAATTAGAGAAGATATCACTTATACTTCATATAGAGTTAATAGAAGAACAGGAAGAATTTTCTTTATTCCAAATAACTATATTTTTTCAGAAATGATTGCAAACTATACTCACTCAGGATTAAGAACAGTTTGGGATGGAATTGATATTGCTATTACTTTTGATTCAAATCATAAAAAAGCACAAAATATTGTAAAAAATATCTTAAAACACTATTCAAAAGGGTATACAGATATTACTAGAAAACAACTTTCAAAAATGAGAAGTAAATACCAATTAAGAGCAACAGGGGTTGAACCTAGAGTTTATACTTTTGCTGAGCCATATGGTATTGTAATTTCAGGATGGTATCTAACAAACTCATATTCAGCATTAGTTTTAAGAAGTACAATGTCTCCTGAGATTATTGAAGCATTTTTAAAAGAAGATGATATAACAATTGCATACCCAACTCAAACAGTAAATACTACTGGTGGTAATCAAAACTTTAGAGTTCCACCTGCTGATTTACCTGAGGTGCCATAG
- the mtaB gene encoding tRNA (N(6)-L-threonylcarbamoyladenosine(37)-C(2))-methylthiotransferase MtaB codes for MNFSTNKQKVFFKTFGCRTNVFDTQVMMSNLKDFEVTQDEKEADIVVINSCTVTNSADSTARGYINSLNKFDKPPRVVFTGCGVWTKGEGLFKEEKIDSLFGHSEKEKINDLLKNEERFFDAGDLEHIDDTIVEEFIGKSRAFIKIQEGCDFRCSYCIIPYVRGDARSYKEDKILEQIEKLASNGFGEFILTGTNVGSYGKKQHTSLAKLLKKMSQIKGVRRIRMGSIEPIQIDDEFKEIINEPFMAKHLHIALQHTSKEMLKIMNRRNKVLSDLELFEFLRDNGYALGTDFIVGHPGETDKLWKEAVENLHKFPLTHVHAFTYSKRDGTPSATMKDIVRGDIAKERYNELVSIIDDKNYQFRKNNKTTLEVLIESEKNGKYVGLDQHFNQIEVNSTADLVGDWIFIDDYEARQDKNVAEFK; via the coding sequence ATGAATTTTTCAACAAATAAACAAAAAGTTTTTTTTAAAACCTTTGGATGTAGAACAAATGTATTTGATACTCAAGTTATGATGAGTAATCTAAAAGATTTTGAAGTAACACAAGATGAAAAAGAAGCTGATATAGTTGTAATTAACTCTTGTACCGTTACAAATAGTGCAGATAGCACAGCACGTGGTTATATAAATTCACTAAATAAATTTGATAAACCTCCAAGGGTTGTTTTTACAGGATGTGGTGTTTGGACAAAGGGTGAGGGACTTTTTAAAGAAGAAAAGATAGATTCCCTATTTGGGCACTCTGAAAAAGAAAAAATCAATGACTTACTTAAAAATGAAGAAAGATTTTTTGATGCCGGTGATTTAGAACATATTGATGATACTATTGTTGAAGAGTTTATTGGGAAAAGTAGGGCATTTATCAAAATCCAAGAGGGATGTGACTTTAGATGTTCATATTGTATTATTCCTTATGTAAGAGGTGATGCAAGATCTTACAAAGAAGACAAGATTTTAGAACAAATAGAAAAACTAGCATCAAATGGTTTTGGTGAGTTTATTCTAACTGGTACAAATGTAGGAAGCTATGGTAAAAAACAACATACTTCTTTAGCTAAACTTCTTAAGAAAATGTCACAAATTAAAGGTGTTAGAAGAATAAGAATGGGAAGTATTGAGCCTATTCAAATTGATGATGAGTTTAAAGAGATTATAAATGAGCCATTTATGGCAAAACACCTTCACATTGCACTTCAACACACATCAAAAGAGATGTTAAAAATTATGAACAGAAGAAATAAGGTTTTATCAGACCTTGAACTTTTTGAATTTTTAAGGGACAATGGATATGCTTTAGGAACAGACTTTATTGTAGGACATCCAGGGGAAACAGATAAGTTATGGAAAGAAGCAGTTGAAAATCTTCATAAATTTCCTTTAACTCATGTACATGCCTTTACATACTCAAAAAGAGATGGAACTCCTAGTGCAACAATGAAAGATATTGTAAGAGGTGATATTGCAAAAGAGCGATACAATGAACTTGTATCAATAATTGATGACAAAAATTATCAGTTTAGAAAAAACAATAAAACTACTTTAGAAGTTCTAATTGAATCTGAGAAAAATGGTAAATATGTAGGCTTAGACCAACATTTTAATCAAATAGAAGTAAATTCAACTGCAGATTTAGTAGGGGATTGGATTTTTATTGATGACTATGAAGCAAGGCAGGATAAAAATGTCGCAGAATTTAAATAA
- a CDS encoding AAA family ATPase yields MSQNLNKNKLDKNIKLMGLSAIVLLVLFLYTLYKSSEHIQQSSYYFGIIFLLFLLAFAIFARLKQDKIQKFLNKTKTNNNSFSNQLETAQESQEEISSNITAVSSNTTFKDVAGISEVKGELEEIVDFLNNPSKYMQFGVKLPKGVLLVGPPGVGKTLIARAVAGEADVPFFYQSGASFVQIYVGMGAKKVRELFMKAKASAPAIVFIDEIDAIGKQRGGKTNDERESTLNELLTQMDGFDGESGVIVIAATNKIEVLDEALLRAGRFDRRVFIKLPNKNDRKKILELYLKNKHYEFDLEKLAIDTAGFNSAALSTLINEALLNMIKRDSKNLELEDIEIAKRKIEFGKKETLILDDKQKEILAIYQASKAFISKSKVALFEEGTSNIDSVYPSFNELLENIKRYLAGTIGVEVIKKQRYAINDEDIKKAYSLADSIVTNHKMAKDANGLIEKVSNELRTNLSENIQEINRLKEIILKNEVITQDDL; encoded by the coding sequence ATGTCGCAGAATTTAAATAAAAACAAACTTGATAAAAACATAAAACTAATGGGGCTTTCAGCCATAGTTTTATTAGTACTTTTTTTATATACACTTTATAAAAGTAGTGAGCACATACAACAAAGTTCTTATTACTTTGGAATAATCTTTTTACTATTTCTTTTAGCTTTTGCAATATTTGCAAGGCTAAAACAAGATAAAATTCAAAAATTTTTAAATAAAACAAAAACTAATAACAATAGTTTTTCAAATCAACTTGAAACTGCTCAAGAATCACAAGAGGAGATTAGTTCAAATATTACAGCAGTATCTTCAAATACAACATTTAAAGATGTAGCTGGAATCTCTGAGGTTAAAGGTGAGCTTGAGGAGATTGTTGATTTTTTAAACAACCCAAGTAAATATATGCAATTTGGTGTTAAATTACCAAAGGGTGTATTATTAGTTGGACCTCCAGGTGTTGGTAAAACACTTATTGCAAGAGCTGTAGCTGGGGAAGCTGATGTTCCATTTTTTTATCAAAGTGGTGCTTCTTTTGTACAAATTTATGTTGGTATGGGTGCAAAAAAGGTGCGAGAACTTTTTATGAAAGCAAAAGCTTCTGCTCCTGCAATTGTATTTATTGATGAGATTGATGCTATTGGTAAACAAAGAGGTGGCAAAACGAATGATGAAAGGGAATCTACATTAAATGAACTTCTAACTCAAATGGATGGTTTTGATGGAGAATCTGGAGTTATTGTAATTGCTGCAACAAATAAAATAGAAGTATTAGATGAAGCCCTTTTAAGAGCAGGAAGATTTGATAGAAGAGTGTTTATTAAACTTCCAAATAAAAATGATAGAAAAAAGATTTTAGAGTTATATTTAAAAAACAAACACTATGAATTTGATTTAGAAAAACTTGCTATAGATACAGCAGGTTTTAATTCTGCGGCACTATCAACTTTGATAAATGAAGCACTTTTAAATATGATTAAAAGAGATTCTAAAAATTTAGAATTAGAAGATATTGAAATTGCAAAACGAAAAATTGAGTTTGGTAAAAAAGAAACTCTTATTTTAGATGACAAACAAAAAGAGATTTTAGCTATTTATCAAGCTAGTAAAGCCTTTATTTCAAAATCTAAAGTAGCACTTTTTGAAGAGGGGACTTCTAATATTGATTCAGTTTATCCTTCTTTCAATGAATTACTTGAAAATATAAAAAGATATCTTGCAGGTACAATTGGTGTTGAAGTTATCAAAAAACAAAGATATGCAATAAATGACGAAGATATTAAAAAAGCTTATTCTTTAGCTGATTCAATTGTTACAAACCATAAAATGGCAAAAGATGCAAATGGTTTAATAGAAAAAGTTAGCAACGAACTAAGAACAAATTTATCTGAGAATATTCAAGAGATTAATAGACTAAAAGAGATTATTCTTAAAAATGAGGTTATAACTCAAGATGACCTTTAA
- the bioV gene encoding pimelyl-ACP methyl ester esterase BioV → MTFKYFSGFSLEKESELFKEYINENDFTVCGFSYGAIKAFEEVYNNTQRVDTLQLFSPAFFQTQDKRFKRTQLMFFKKDENTYCENFLENISFPSNFEMKHFFKKGSYEELEELLNYEWDESKLQELINRGVKIEVYLGEEDKIFDSSKACEFFRNHATVYFIKNVGHILKEKE, encoded by the coding sequence ATGACCTTTAAATATTTTAGTGGTTTTTCTTTAGAAAAGGAAAGTGAACTTTTCAAAGAATATATAAATGAAAATGATTTTACAGTATGTGGCTTTTCATATGGAGCAATAAAAGCTTTTGAGGAAGTTTATAACAATACACAAAGAGTTGATACCTTACAACTTTTTTCACCTGCATTTTTTCAAACACAAGATAAAAGATTTAAAAGAACACAATTGATGTTTTTTAAAAAAGATGAAAATACATATTGTGAAAACTTTTTAGAAAACATCTCTTTTCCATCGAATTTTGAAATGAAACATTTTTTTAAAAAAGGTTCTTATGAAGAGTTAGAAGAGCTTTTAAATTATGAATGGGATGAATCAAAACTTCAAGAGCTTATAAATAGGGGTGTTAAAATCGAAGTTTATTTAGGGGAAGAGGATAAAATATTTGATTCTTCAAAAGCTTGTGAGTTTTTTAGGAATCATGCAACAGTTTATTTTATAAAAAATGTTGGACATATATTAAAAGAAAAGGAATAA
- the mog gene encoding molybdopterin adenylyltransferase codes for MIAKIGIITASDRASRGEYEDISGQAIIDTMNDYLTSPWEPVYRCIEDDQKTIEDTMKDLVDNEGCCLVVTTGGTGPAARDVTPEATEAVCDRMMPGFGELMRAESLKFVPTAILSRQTAGLRGSSLIVNLPGKPKSIRECLDAVFPAIPYCIDLMEGPFLECNEEVMKPFRPKKK; via the coding sequence TTGATAGCAAAAATTGGAATTATAACAGCAAGTGATAGAGCAAGTAGAGGGGAATATGAAGATATCTCTGGACAAGCAATCATTGATACTATGAATGACTATTTAACATCTCCTTGGGAACCAGTTTATAGATGTATTGAAGATGATCAAAAAACAATTGAAGATACAATGAAAGATTTAGTTGATAATGAAGGTTGTTGTTTAGTTGTAACAACAGGTGGAACAGGACCAGCTGCAAGGGATGTTACTCCTGAAGCAACTGAAGCTGTATGTGATAGGATGATGCCAGGTTTTGGAGAACTTATGAGAGCAGAATCTCTTAAATTTGTTCCAACTGCAATTTTATCTAGACAAACAGCAGGACTTAGAGGAAGTTCTTTGATTGTAAATCTTCCAGGAAAACCAAAATCAATAAGAGAGTGTCTAGATGCAGTTTTCCCTGCAATACCTTATTGTATTGATTTGATGGAAGGGCCATTTTTAGAATGTAACGAAGAGGTTATGAAACCTTTTAGACCAAAGAAAAAATAG
- a CDS encoding SLC13 family permease, translating to MKGIFLALVMAVATFLIAGLAFNTQHATLFGIIVFLVALWTNEALPLGVVSLLPIILFPSLDIISTNATVANYSKSTIFLFLGGFMLAIATQKTELHKFISNKLLTLFPNTPRGVLFSLSITSAFLSSLISNTTTALLLIPIAMFLTDNIKLKMRLVLAIAYGASIGGIVTPIGTPPNLILLGFMEQHAIEAIPFIKWMVLTGPLALAMLIVVPFVLSLGVEDLSFEKELSDNLKLTGEQKRLMYILGSLVILLLVNSKIEPYYSGLGLNEKGILLGYGLLMFIPKIGFLTWDDSRKIPYEIIFLFGAGFSIAAAFSQTGLASEIANYLLVLTDLPVILLILIVASLITFTTEITSNTALISIALPIIYSLNEVANVDITLILMVATICASYAFMLPIATPPNAIAMSSGAVKVKDMSKYGIVFNIVGIIFVTITALVYWQYIL from the coding sequence ATGAAAGGTATTTTTTTAGCATTAGTGATGGCTGTTGCCACTTTTTTAATTGCTGGTTTAGCTTTTAATACACAACATGCAACACTATTTGGAATAATTGTATTCCTTGTAGCTTTATGGACAAATGAAGCTTTACCATTAGGAGTTGTATCTTTACTTCCTATAATACTATTTCCAAGTTTAGATATCATCAGTACAAATGCAACTGTTGCAAACTATTCAAAATCTACTATATTTTTATTTTTAGGTGGGTTTATGTTGGCTATTGCAACTCAAAAAACTGAACTTCATAAGTTTATTTCAAACAAACTTTTAACACTTTTTCCTAATACACCAAGGGGTGTTTTATTTTCATTATCAATTACAAGTGCTTTTTTAAGTTCTCTTATCTCAAACACCACAACGGCACTTTTATTAATACCCATTGCGATGTTTTTAACAGATAATATAAAGTTAAAAATGAGACTAGTTTTAGCTATTGCCTATGGAGCAAGTATAGGAGGAATAGTTACACCAATTGGAACACCACCAAACTTAATTTTATTAGGATTTATGGAACAACATGCAATAGAAGCAATTCCATTTATAAAATGGATGGTTTTAACAGGACCTTTAGCTCTAGCAATGTTAATAGTTGTACCTTTTGTGTTATCTTTAGGTGTTGAAGATTTATCTTTCGAAAAAGAATTGTCAGATAATTTAAAGTTGACAGGTGAACAAAAGAGATTGATGTACATTTTAGGTTCTTTAGTTATTTTACTTTTAGTAAATTCAAAAATAGAACCATATTATTCAGGTTTAGGATTAAATGAAAAGGGAATTCTTCTTGGATATGGACTTTTGATGTTTATACCAAAAATTGGTTTTTTAACTTGGGATGATTCAAGAAAAATCCCATATGAAATCATTTTTCTTTTTGGTGCAGGGTTTTCAATTGCTGCAGCTTTCTCACAAACAGGACTTGCCTCTGAAATTGCAAACTATTTATTAGTTTTAACTGATTTACCAGTTATATTATTGATTTTAATAGTTGCTTCATTGATTACATTTACAACTGAGATTACCTCAAATACAGCTTTAATCTCAATTGCTTTACCAATAATTTATTCTTTAAATGAAGTGGCAAATGTTGATATTACGCTTATTTTAATGGTTGCTACAATTTGTGCATCATATGCATTTATGCTTCCAATTGCTACACCACCAAATGCTATTGCAATGAGTAGTGGTGCAGTAAAAGTAAAAGATATGTCTAAATACGGAATTGTATTTAACATCGTAGGAATTATATTTGTTACAATAACTGCCCTTGTTTATTGGCAGTATATTTTATAA
- the selB gene encoding selenocysteine-specific translation elongation factor, which yields MNNYIIGTCGHIDHGKTALIKALNGYEGDSTNEEKQRGITIDLSFSNLSNETQNIAFIDVPGHEKLVKNMIAGAFSFDCVMIVVSASEKIMPQTIEHLEILNLLGVKNAILTITKKDLVEEQELPKIVEEIESFVKEFDFNILFTTAVSIYDENSIDELKEKLFTLNANTKVEENFFRYYVDRIFSAPGAGTIVTGTVLGKPIEVNEKVFICDIKKDVKIKNLQVHGINTEVSNISNRTAINLAGVKSSEIKKGFLISKKGFLRGFNSVDISFRALKGKKLKHNQNYSIFIGSKKVEGKTLLFNNQNEAENGFAILRLNEDIFSIYKEKLIIRQGNQTIAGGKVLNPVIDPMKKSQKLQLLELLEKEDIKEAYKVLLNAHRKGLGLISSAQRFALSHEKALAYAKGLDNCFIDEKALVLYPIETKEKIVDIIKQIYRKNQFALLSNSSLALKMKWASESFIDLALNQLLEENFLEKDGNLYKNKNIKIDIKNSLEEIILQRLEEEGLTPTAPYNIYDEMDLDRKTGDDILKSLCAKKAVVRLQHNLFVHSRVLTDIVKVMKNIITTDGYIDIQNFKDKFPLSRKYLITYLDYLDNFSQIKKDGNKRVFTTTSF from the coding sequence ATGAATAATTACATAATTGGAACTTGCGGACATATTGACCATGGTAAAACAGCTTTAATCAAGGCTTTAAATGGTTATGAAGGTGATAGTACTAATGAGGAAAAACAAAGAGGAATAACTATTGATTTAAGCTTTTCAAATCTAAGTAATGAAACACAAAATATTGCATTTATTGATGTACCAGGGCATGAAAAACTTGTTAAAAATATGATTGCTGGTGCTTTCTCATTTGATTGTGTTATGATTGTTGTTAGTGCTTCAGAAAAGATTATGCCTCAAACTATTGAGCATTTGGAGATTTTAAATCTTTTAGGTGTAAAAAATGCAATATTAACTATTACAAAAAAAGATTTAGTTGAAGAACAGGAACTTCCAAAAATTGTTGAAGAGATTGAATCATTTGTAAAAGAGTTTGATTTTAATATTCTTTTTACTACTGCTGTTTCAATTTATGATGAAAACTCTATTGATGAATTAAAAGAGAAACTTTTTACACTAAATGCCAATACAAAAGTTGAAGAGAATTTCTTTAGATATTATGTTGATAGAATTTTTTCTGCACCAGGGGCTGGAACAATTGTAACAGGAACTGTTTTAGGTAAACCAATTGAAGTTAATGAAAAAGTTTTTATTTGTGATATAAAAAAAGATGTAAAAATAAAAAACCTTCAAGTACATGGAATTAATACAGAAGTTTCAAATATCTCAAATAGAACAGCAATAAATCTTGCTGGTGTAAAATCTAGCGAAATTAAAAAAGGTTTTTTGATTTCTAAAAAAGGTTTTTTAAGAGGATTTAATAGTGTCGATATCTCTTTTAGAGCCTTAAAGGGGAAAAAACTTAAACATAATCAAAACTACTCAATTTTTATAGGTTCAAAAAAAGTTGAGGGTAAAACACTTTTATTTAATAACCAAAATGAAGCAGAAAATGGTTTTGCAATATTAAGACTTAATGAAGATATTTTTTCAATATATAAAGAAAAACTTATTATTAGACAAGGGAATCAAACAATTGCAGGGGGAAAAGTTTTAAATCCAGTAATTGACCCCATGAAAAAATCTCAAAAACTACAACTTCTAGAACTTTTGGAAAAAGAAGATATTAAAGAGGCTTACAAAGTACTATTAAATGCCCATAGAAAAGGTTTAGGTTTAATCTCATCAGCTCAAAGATTTGCCTTAAGTCATGAAAAGGCTTTAGCGTATGCAAAAGGTTTAGATAATTGTTTTATTGATGAAAAAGCTTTAGTTCTTTATCCAATTGAGACAAAAGAAAAAATAGTTGATATAATAAAACAAATATATAGAAAAAATCAATTTGCCCTACTTTCAAATTCATCATTAGCTCTAAAAATGAAATGGGCAAGTGAAAGTTTTATTGATTTAGCTTTAAATCAACTACTAGAAGAAAATTTCTTAGAAAAAGATGGAAATTTATATAAAAATAAAAATATAAAAATCGATATTAAAAACTCGTTAGAAGAGATAATCTTGCAAAGACTTGAGGAGGAAGGATTAACACCTACTGCTCCATATAATATCTATGATGAGATGGATTTAGATAGAAAAACTGGTGATGATATTTTAAAGTCTTTATGTGCTAAAAAAGCTGTTGTAAGATTACAACATAATCTTTTTGTTCATAGTAGAGTTTTAACAGATATTGTAAAAGTTATGAAAAATATAATCACAACAGATGGATATATTGATATCCAAAACTTTAAAGATAAATTTCCACTAAGTAGAAAATATCTAATTACATATTTAGATTATTTGGACAATTTCTCACAAATTAAAAAAGATGGTAATAAGAGAGTTTTTACTACCACCTCTTTTTAA